A region from the Agrobacterium cucumeris genome encodes:
- a CDS encoding WecB/TagA/CpsF family glycosyltransferase — MNFAAGFARPGSQRNIHGLRVCDLDWNGALELVSGRASTCEGHTMLSFLTIDKAKLSLKDIAYREILESCLLLPQGKAMNAAALVENGKPLSAAIDDVAFVMALLTYMAVPKRIGVAGDDAAQLSEVLAKLRAHAPWHDFVMLGRDASGVKVDVLLAGMSGENQEKWLHRTVSRQDVRVAIAVGSLFKVLSSEVAGMPEIFRKLHMSWLYSLCAEPWHIALGKAETGSRSPR; from the coding sequence ATGAATTTCGCGGCAGGTTTTGCGCGGCCGGGATCGCAACGGAATATCCACGGGCTGCGTGTCTGTGATCTCGACTGGAATGGGGCGCTGGAACTGGTCAGCGGCCGGGCTTCGACTTGCGAAGGGCACACGATGCTCTCCTTCCTCACCATCGATAAAGCCAAGCTGTCTCTCAAGGATATCGCTTACCGCGAGATTCTGGAAAGCTGCCTGCTTCTGCCACAGGGCAAGGCGATGAATGCCGCCGCCCTTGTGGAAAATGGCAAACCTCTGTCCGCTGCGATCGACGACGTCGCTTTCGTCATGGCGCTTCTGACCTATATGGCGGTGCCGAAACGGATCGGTGTTGCCGGCGATGATGCGGCGCAGCTCAGTGAAGTGCTGGCAAAGCTGCGTGCCCACGCGCCGTGGCATGATTTCGTGATGCTGGGTCGGGATGCCTCCGGGGTGAAGGTTGATGTTCTGCTTGCCGGCATGAGCGGTGAAAATCAGGAAAAATGGTTGCACCGAACCGTCAGCCGTCAGGATGTGCGCGTCGCAATCGCGGTCGGTTCATTGTTCAAGGTCTTGTCGTCCGAAGTGGCGGGCATGCCGGAAATCTTCCGCAAGCTGCATATGAGCTGGCTTTACAGCCTCTGCGCCGAACCCTGGCACATTGCACTCGGCAAAGCTGAGACGGGTTCGCGGAGCCCGCGTTAA
- a CDS encoding GumC family protein, producing the protein MVDNSPDMMATRPDEDDFAVPPSQWRRHCLRLLTAGCVVAATVTGAALPLLLIDSGFRGYVSQARIEITQTSYDAPDAARFLAMARRTLLSPAGLDRVSGDLKLKPSDMVGVRNQGELGLLVDLLTGADARPLSPREALNGAVGEAIRLELTPDENTLIVTAKAATPESAMRLTDYLSMRVMADGKAGTMTPAMRETERARKRLDEAEAALNGFQMRHGDVVLSEVHELEQQLRDVNDSLAGSTQHQQSLQADLAVASALKPNDILSKPLPSGVAFAALEDIRQKHATASMALASVSVDYGPKHPRRIAAQNAVDAVQVLAAPALRQLVEGLRVDEKRIAQEIATANGERKKHLDRLEALGVAPGELSRLQAELETARNAYLEASERRDLSSSSTPAIETRLAKKAGPGELSRDLTQAAMMAGGGGLIGLLGGLYLLSYRRHDEEQEDALVVENEALLPASMDGPEQSLQFSEFEQIEPAVFDDLEDFAAEDHVQPEDAFADYYGEAANDADDMPLDERVRQVLMGNRTVRSATQMSAELPPLLSEALAGHFDHEQAEAEELAELRRELAHLKERLADYADHQDDYRKTA; encoded by the coding sequence ATGGTTGATAACAGTCCGGACATGATGGCGACCCGTCCCGACGAGGACGATTTTGCCGTGCCCCCGTCGCAATGGCGCAGGCATTGTCTGCGGCTTTTGACGGCTGGTTGCGTCGTTGCCGCCACCGTTACCGGCGCGGCTCTTCCGTTGCTGCTGATCGATTCCGGTTTTCGCGGATATGTGTCACAGGCCCGCATCGAGATCACCCAGACGTCCTATGACGCGCCCGATGCGGCCCGTTTTCTGGCGATGGCACGACGTACCCTGTTATCTCCCGCCGGGCTTGACCGGGTCAGCGGCGATTTGAAGCTGAAACCCTCCGATATGGTCGGCGTTCGCAATCAGGGTGAGCTTGGCCTGCTCGTCGATCTTTTGACAGGCGCGGACGCACGTCCGCTTTCCCCGCGAGAAGCATTGAATGGCGCAGTGGGTGAGGCGATCCGGCTGGAACTGACGCCGGATGAAAATACGCTGATCGTGACCGCAAAGGCCGCGACGCCGGAAAGCGCGATGCGGCTGACCGACTATCTGTCGATGCGGGTCATGGCGGATGGCAAGGCCGGCACCATGACGCCCGCCATGCGTGAGACGGAGCGAGCGCGCAAAAGACTGGACGAAGCGGAAGCGGCATTGAACGGCTTCCAGATGCGCCATGGCGATGTCGTTCTCTCTGAGGTGCACGAGCTCGAGCAGCAGTTGCGTGACGTAAACGACAGTCTTGCGGGCAGCACGCAGCACCAGCAGTCGCTTCAGGCGGATTTGGCGGTGGCCTCCGCCCTCAAGCCGAATGACATTTTGTCGAAGCCCTTGCCGTCCGGCGTGGCTTTTGCAGCGCTTGAGGATATCAGGCAGAAACACGCGACCGCCAGCATGGCGCTTGCCAGTGTCTCGGTTGATTATGGCCCGAAACACCCGCGCCGCATCGCCGCCCAGAATGCGGTGGATGCCGTACAGGTGCTGGCAGCTCCCGCATTGCGCCAACTGGTTGAAGGTTTGCGGGTGGATGAAAAGCGCATCGCCCAGGAGATTGCGACCGCGAATGGCGAGCGTAAGAAGCACCTTGACCGCTTAGAGGCTCTGGGCGTCGCACCTGGTGAGCTTTCGCGATTGCAGGCTGAGCTTGAGACGGCGAGAAATGCCTATCTGGAAGCGAGCGAGCGCCGCGATCTGTCTTCTTCCTCCACGCCCGCCATCGAGACCCGCCTTGCAAAGAAGGCCGGACCGGGCGAACTGTCGCGTGATCTGACGCAGGCGGCGATGATGGCAGGTGGCGGCGGCCTGATCGGTCTGCTGGGCGGCCTCTATCTCCTGAGCTATCGTCGCCATGACGAGGAGCAAGAGGACGCGCTGGTCGTTGAAAATGAAGCGCTACTTCCCGCTTCCATGGACGGGCCGGAGCAATCGCTGCAATTTTCCGAATTCGAGCAAATCGAGCCGGCGGTTTTCGACGATCTTGAAGACTTTGCCGCGGAAGATCATGTCCAGCCTGAAGACGCCTTCGCTGACTATTATGGCGAGGCTGCAAATGATGCCGATGATATGCCGCTTGACGAGCGCGTGCGGCAGGTGCTGATGGGTAACCGAACGGTCAGAAGCGCCACTCAAATGTCGGCTGAACTTCCGCCATTGCTCAGTGAGGCCCTTGCAGGGCACTTCGATCATGAACAGGCCGAAGCCGAGGAATTGGCGGAATTGAGACGCGAGCTGGCGCATCTGAAGGAGCGTCTCGCCGATTACGCCGATCACCAGGATGACTACCGTAAAACTGCCTGA